In Topomyia yanbarensis strain Yona2022 chromosome 2, ASM3024719v1, whole genome shotgun sequence, one DNA window encodes the following:
- the LOC131685348 gene encoding proton-coupled folate transporter: MSDGKQIMSATSDRGQQRWYHKITVEPSMFLYMMAFMLTSVVEQVFFLYKACTVNHGYSHDVCINIESHQDIKKEVQITTSTFHMWNNVAMYAVPIVLALFLGAWSDRRGRKLPLILGLTGKLVYSVMIVVNTRMDNWPVEYIIYTATIPSVLTGADIAIFASCFAYISDVTSVADRTIRITILDATYLSTMPIGVAIGRLIYNHTAKSFTVMFAINASLLFLSITYSALRLKSRTTDRQVSIRELPWYRMPADFFDRQHVALSLRTFFEKRTLNRRTYLYILMVAMSFYTFQRDEKAKMYLYTQLKFNWDADLYSNFKTYQSAAYVVMMFLGVPFFTKILQMRDTIIIMIGAMAHATARFFYIFAEVDWLLYVGATVSSLGPVVAPVLRSMISKMVGASQRGIIFSFLSVFDNAVPLFSGVLYTQVYNASISSYPQAFFWLTMATQLVVFALTLGVHISLRGQTFEAGTTENGLIQSEQQPTINGHLPVDEDSEQQVK, from the exons ATGTCCGACGGAAAACAAATAATG AGCGCGACGTCTGACCGCGGACAGCAACGATGGTACCACAAAATCACGGTCGAACCGTCAATGTTCCTGTACATGATGGCCTTCATGCTAACATCGGTGGTCGAGCAGGTATTCTTCCTGTACAAAGCTTGTACAGTTAACCATGGCTACTCGCACGACGTCTGTATCAACATCGAAAGTCATCAGGACATCAAAAAAGAAGTTCAAATCACAACTTCAACTTTCCACATGTGGAACAATGTTGCAATGTATGCCGTTCCGATCGTCCTGGCGCTCTTTCTAGGAGCGTGGTCCGATCGCCGGGGTCGAAAACTTCCACTGATTCTAGGCCTGACGGGAAAGTTGGTCTATTCCGTCATGATCGTGGTCAATACTCGGATGGACAATTGGCCAGTCGAGTACATCATCTATACGGCTACCATTCCCAGTGTTCTAACGGGAGCGGACATAGCAATTTTTGCCTCCTGCTTCGCATACATATCAGACGTAACCTCCGTTGCGGATCGAACCATCCGGATCACCATTCTGGACGCAACCTACCTAAGCACAATGCCAATTGGAGTCGCAATCGGTAGACTTATTTACAATCACACCGCCAAATCGTTTACCGTAATGTTCGCGATTAACGCCTCACTTTTGTTCCTATCGATCACGTACTCAGCGTTGCGTCTCAAATCCCGAACCACCGATCGACAGGTGTCGATCCGGGAGCTCCCCTGGTATCGAATGCCAGCGGACTTTTTCGATCGGCAACATGTCGCCCTATCGCTGCGAACCTTCTTCGAAAAACGAACCCTCAATCGGCGAACCTATCTGTACATCCTGATGGTCGCCATGTCCTTCTACACATTTCAGCGGGACGAGAAAGCTAAAATGTACCTGTACACGCAGCTCAAGTTCAACTGGGACGCGGATTTGTACAGTAACTTCAAAACGTACCAATCAGCAGCCTACGTGGTGATGATGTTTCTCGGTGTTCCGTTCTTTACCAAAATCCTCCAGATGAGGGATACG ATAATCATCATGATCGGGGCGATGGCTCATGCGACTGCCCGGTTTTTCTACATTTTCGCCGAAGTTGATTGGTTGTTGTACGTTGGGGCAACCGTGTCCAGTCTAGGTCCGGTGGTGGCACCGGTGCTTCGGTCCATGATCTCAAAGATGGTAGGCGCCTCGCAGCGGGGGattattttttcgtttttatccGTCTTCGATAACGCTGTGCCACTGTTTAGCGGGGTTTTGTACACCCAGGTGTACAATGCTTCGATCAGCAGCTATCCCCAGGCGTTCTTCTGGCTAACGATGGCAACCCAGCTGGTGGTGTTTGCGCTAACGCT tgGTGTCCACATTTCTCTACGAGGGCAGACATTTGAGGCAGGAACAACAGAAAATGGACTGATACAAAGCGAGCAGCAGCCAACAATCAACGGACATCTTCCGGTGGATGAAGATTCTGAACAACAAGTTAAATAG